In Synergistaceae bacterium, the genomic window GGCTTCATCGGCTTTCACACCGTCCTTCGTCTGCTTCAGCGGGGGGACGAGGTCGTCAGCATCGATAATATAAACGACTATTACGACGTCCGCCTTAAATACGGACGGCTGAAGGAATGCGGAATCAACCCGGATGATGCGGCGCGGTGGGGCAACGAAGTCGCAAGCGAGCTCTTCCCGGCATACCGCTTCATCCGCCTCGACATAACCGACCGCCAAGGAATCGCCGACCTCTTCGAGCGCGAGAAGTTCCACCGAGTCGTCCACCTGGCCGCACAGGCCGGGGTGCGCTACAGCCTCGTCAACCCGCACGCCTACATCGACTCCAACATATGCGGAACTCTCAACATCCTCGAAGGTTGCATACACAACGCCGTCGAACACCTCGTCTACGCCTCCAGCTCGTCAGTCTACGGTCTCAACGAGACCATGCCCTTCGGCACAAGCGACAGCGTGGACCACCCGGTCAGCCTCTACGCCGCCACCAAGAAGAGCAACGAGCTGATGGCCCACAGCTACAGCAAGCTATATAACCTCCCCACCACCGGTCTGCGCTTCTTCACAGTCTACGGCCCCTGGAGCCGCCCCGACATGGCGCTCTTCCTGTTTACCTCCGCCATTCTCGAAGGCAGACCCATCGACGTCTTCAACAACGGCGACATGAGCCGCGACTTCACCTACGTGGACGACATAGTTGAGGGAGTCCTCCGCGTGCTGGATAGCCCCGCCACCTGGGCCGACACCGTCGACCTTGAGCGAACCTTCGGCTACAGGCCCGCGACTCCGGTAAAGGAGGGGATAAGGCGGTTTGTAGAATGGCACAGGCTTTTATGGGACAGAGTTGGGGTTCCGAGGTTGTGCTGAAATAGCAATTATTACTCTTTGGCCTTCTTCAGAGTACGCAACGCCAGTTAGAATAATAAGAACGGGCTTATTATTTACGCTGGCTATGAAAAACCGTGCAGACCAGATTGATTGTGAGGAAGTGTGTTCCGATGGAAAGTTCAACACCTTTTTTTTCCGCTGTCATACCCGTTTACAATAAGGGGCCTCATGTGGCGAGGGCCATCAGGTCCGTCTTGGCGCAAACGTGGCAGAATTATGAGCTGTTGTTGATAAACGACGCCTCCACGGACGAAAGCCTTGAGGAGATGCAAAAGTACACCGATCCTCGAATCAGAATCCTCCACCGCGACACCCCCGGTCCCGGCGGCTACGCCGCTAGAAACCTAGGCATCAGGGAGGCGAAGGCGGAGTGGGTGGCATTCCTAGACGCCGACGACGAGTGGTACCCGGAACATCTGGAGAGGATGAAAGAGCTGATCCAAGCCTATTCTCATGTAAAGTTTTTCAGCTGCGGCTGGGAAACGAGCATGGAGGGTAGAAAGAAGCAAGACTCGTATTATCAAAATAATATGCACAGAGGGCAGCACGAAATCAACTGCGAGGACTACCTGCGCCTATCCATCAAAGGAGGAAGGCCGGCCTGGACTGGTGTAACAGTAATATCAAAGACTATACCCTTTGCGCCAACGCTGTTTCCAGAGGACAAGCAGGCGAAGCGCGGCGGAGATCTTCACGCTTGGCTGAAGCTGATCTGTTCATTAAAAATCATGGCGTGGAGTCCGCATATCGGGGCGGTGTATCATAGGGATTGTGTAAATATGGTCACAAAAACAGCACCGGAAAGCTATCACTTAATGACTAAAGATGTTTATAATGGGTTTGTTCCTACTCTAAATATTAAAGAAGCAAATCTCCTTAAAATTCACTTGAACAAAAGACTTATCAGTTCTTGGGTTGGGTGTATCATGAGACACGACAAATCATTTTTCCTTCCTTTGAAACTATTTTGGCGTGGAAATATGCTTTTTGCACTCAAATGGTCATTACTAGTTTTCATTCCACATTCGCTGCTCAGGTTTCTTTATAGGATGCGTTCGAAATATCTGAATAGGGATCCTTGAACACGTTTCGATAAATCTGATATCCTCCTGTCATAAGAGATCCGTAGAAGAAACAACGTAGTGGGTAAGCCTTCCAGACAGCGAAACGGCATTGATGCTTGTTGCGGCCCGACTTCGGTACGTGCTCTCTCACCAGTGGGGAACGAAGCGGTATATGAACATGGAGTCGTTACTGGAAGGAGAGATTGAATCCACCGTATAGGACGAAACACATACTAAAAGTAAGCTACAGCCGAATCGGTTTTCAAGGTGCTATTGTCTGAATCCAACTTTTGCGAAAGACCCTTGACACTACCATTATACGTTATAGATCTTTCTGTGATAACGTATAATATCTTTCGCACAATCGGGCTCAAGATGGTTATTCTATTTTTTTAGAGCCGCTTGTCTCCAGTTTCAGAGCCACCTGTCTCCTGTTTTAGAGCCACGAGTATCCATTTCCGGAGCCACCCTTCCAGCTCTTATGGAGGCGAAGCCGCCTATCAGGGGCTTCGCCCGCCGTTATTGACCTACAGCTTCTTTGAGGCTTTGCGCTTGAAGCTCTTCCTCCACCTCATGGAGTCCTCCCCGTCGATGACGATCTCGTAGGCGTTGTGGACTATCCTGTCGAGAATGGCGTCGGCGACTCTGCCGTCGTCGATCTGCTCGTGCCATCCGGCCGGACCGCACTGCGACACGAATATCGTGGAGGCGTTCTGGTGTCTGGCCTCGATTATCTCAAGAAGGTCAAGGGCGGCGGAGCCGCCCAGAGGCGTCAGCATCCATTCGTCGAGTATGAGAAGCGAAATCTTCTTCTTGTACTGGTTCAGCAGCTTCTTGATGGTACCGTCCCCTCTGGCTATCGACAGGTCCGTCAGAAGTTCGGGGAGCCGCTTGTACCTGACGGTGTTATAATTCCGGCATGCGGCGTTGCCGAGGGCGCAGGCGATGTAGGTCTTTCCCGCGCCGGTGGCGCCGACCAGAATGACATCTCGGCGTTCTCTTATGTACGAGCAGGTCGCAAGGGAGGAGAGAAGCTCTCTGTCGAGCTTTCTGTCCGGGTGGTATTCGATGCCCTCCATGCACGCGTCCCCTATTTTCAGTCCGGCTTTCGCGAAGAGGCGGTCCATGAGAGAGTCCCGCCTCCTGGAGTATTCGGCCTCCACCAGCATCCCGAAGCGCTCCTCGAAGGAGAGCCCGCTCATCGACGCGTTGCGGAGCTGCTGCCTGAAGGCGTCGGCCATGCCGCGCAGCCTCATCTCGTGCAGTTTGTCCAGCGTGGGCTCGTTAAGCATCGCGTCTGCC contains:
- a CDS encoding glycosyltransferase family 2 protein — protein: MESSTPFFSAVIPVYNKGPHVARAIRSVLAQTWQNYELLLINDASTDESLEEMQKYTDPRIRILHRDTPGPGGYAARNLGIREAKAEWVAFLDADDEWYPEHLERMKELIQAYSHVKFFSCGWETSMEGRKKQDSYYQNNMHRGQHEINCEDYLRLSIKGGRPAWTGVTVISKTIPFAPTLFPEDKQAKRGGDLHAWLKLICSLKIMAWSPHIGAVYHRDCVNMVTKTAPESYHLMTKDVYNGFVPTLNIKEANLLKIHLNKRLISSWVGCIMRHDKSFFLPLKLFWRGNMLFALKWSLLVFIPHSLLRFLYRMRSKYLNRDP
- a CDS encoding NAD-dependent epimerase/dehydratase family protein; the encoded protein is MKVLVTGAAGFIGFHTVLRLLQRGDEVVSIDNINDYYDVRLKYGRLKECGINPDDAARWGNEVASELFPAYRFIRLDITDRQGIADLFEREKFHRVVHLAAQAGVRYSLVNPHAYIDSNICGTLNILEGCIHNAVEHLVYASSSSVYGLNETMPFGTSDSVDHPVSLYAATKKSNELMAHSYSKLYNLPTTGLRFFTVYGPWSRPDMALFLFTSAILEGRPIDVFNNGDMSRDFTYVDDIVEGVLRVLDSPATWADTVDLERTFGYRPATPVKEGIRRFVEWHRLLWDRVGVPRLC
- a CDS encoding ATP-binding protein, which produces MLNEPTLDKLHEMRLRGMADAFRQQLRNASMSGLSFEERFGMLVEAEYSRRRDSLMDRLFAKAGLKIGDACMEGIEYHPDRKLDRELLSSLATCSYIRERRDVILVGATGAGKTYIACALGNAACRNYNTVRYKRLPELLTDLSIARGDGTIKKLLNQYKKKISLLILDEWMLTPLGGSAALDLLEIIEARHQNASTIFVSQCGPAGWHEQIDDGRVADAILDRIVHNAYEIVIDGEDSMRWRKSFKRKASKKL